The proteins below come from a single Conexivisphaerales archaeon genomic window:
- a CDS encoding saccharopine dehydrogenase C-terminal domain-containing protein, translated as MIVTVLGAGMMGSEIALDLASKTYVDQLAVVDNSPPRLQLLHAKAKERLRDNHSKISTHVIDIVNEKDALQRLLRRSDAAVGALPHSVARFGVENAVEAEVDYVDLIYSWSLQEQSEQLNKQAKSRGIAIIPACGLAPGLSNILAKRAVEEVGGEAEELTIYVGGIPQRPEPPLEYNVVFSAESVLEEYSRDALVVRKGERVLLPALSEVEEVCFSSLPNYKFEAFVTDGLSTLPLTTRAMNMTEKTVRWPGHSAKIRLLAQLGLLSEETLAIDDGISVTPRKLLERLFMLKLSMTEHDRDMTLLKVTAKSYKTSASYEMIDRYDEVTKTTSMARTTGYPCSIVVQFLLERKLTEKGFLPPEEAVSRELFQDFLNRLKEKGIEVVRQ; from the coding sequence ATGATAGTCACTGTCCTAGGGGCAGGCATGATGGGTTCAGAGATTGCTCTGGACCTTGCCTCCAAGACTTATGTGGACCAGCTTGCAGTAGTCGACAACAGCCCTCCAAGGTTGCAGTTACTCCACGCTAAAGCGAAGGAAAGACTTCGCGATAACCATTCAAAAATCTCAACACATGTGATCGACATAGTAAACGAGAAGGATGCTCTGCAGAGGTTGCTCAGAAGGTCTGATGCTGCGGTGGGAGCACTTCCTCATTCAGTGGCAAGATTCGGTGTAGAGAATGCGGTTGAGGCCGAAGTCGATTATGTTGACCTTATATATTCATGGAGTCTGCAGGAGCAAAGCGAACAGCTGAACAAACAGGCAAAGAGCAGAGGTATTGCAATAATACCTGCATGCGGGCTGGCCCCAGGTCTTTCCAATATACTTGCAAAGAGAGCAGTAGAGGAGGTTGGAGGAGAAGCAGAAGAGCTCACTATATACGTAGGTGGTATACCACAGAGGCCCGAGCCTCCACTTGAGTATAATGTTGTCTTCTCGGCTGAGAGTGTTCTGGAGGAATACAGCAGGGATGCTCTTGTTGTAAGGAAAGGAGAAAGAGTTCTCCTGCCAGCGCTTTCAGAGGTAGAAGAAGTATGCTTCAGTTCTCTCCCCAACTATAAATTTGAAGCATTTGTCACAGACGGTCTGTCGACGCTGCCGTTAACAACAAGAGCGATGAATATGACAGAGAAGACAGTCAGATGGCCTGGCCACTCTGCAAAGATCAGGCTTTTGGCTCAGCTAGGTCTGCTTTCAGAGGAAACGTTGGCAATTGACGACGGTATTAGCGTAACACCAAGGAAACTTCTCGAGAGGCTGTTCATGTTGAAACTATCGATGACAGAGCATGACAGAGATATGACCCTGCTCAAAGTCACAGCCAAGTCGTACAAAACTTCAGCCTCATATGAGATGATAGATAGGTATGACGAAGTGACCAAGACAACATCCATGGCTCGTACAACAGGCTATCCGTGCTCAATCGTAGTTCAATTCCTGCTCGAAAGAAAGCTCACTGAAAAGGGATTTCTACCTCCAGAAGAAGCAGTAAGCAGGGAACTCTTTCAAGATTTCTTAAACAGACTCAAAGAAAAGGGGATAGAAGTAGTCAGGCAATGA
- a CDS encoding DUF1404 family protein, giving the protein MSQERRAETKGFGDRRSRFLMILGILVTFGIFSSPPFDSLTYTNLIANMVQHFGMLIFSAVFGYGFALLLKAKWGDLAEKRAWKYFYSLEEFNRRSRGLVISVVFPAIILTYWNLPWNFDLAATELPAHLLEHASYMLTGFLIGISIPAIPRKVRIVLLWIAFMQLGMMGSMMLVWQPGFYTAYSPYQNQLMNTIMMLVGAAGVSTTSVLLLREMDIV; this is encoded by the coding sequence ATGAGCCAGGAGAGAAGGGCTGAAACAAAAGGCTTCGGTGACAGAAGAAGCCGTTTCCTGATGATACTGGGTATTTTGGTAACTTTCGGTATCTTTTCTTCTCCTCCATTCGATTCTCTAACCTACACAAACCTGATTGCGAACATGGTGCAGCACTTCGGTATGTTGATATTCTCAGCAGTGTTCGGTTATGGTTTTGCTTTGCTACTGAAAGCAAAATGGGGGGACTTGGCTGAAAAGAGAGCATGGAAATACTTCTACAGTCTGGAAGAGTTCAACAGGAGAAGCAGGGGCCTTGTAATCTCTGTGGTCTTCCCAGCAATAATTCTGACATACTGGAACCTCCCCTGGAATTTTGACCTAGCTGCAACGGAGCTGCCAGCACACCTTCTTGAGCATGCTAGTTATATGTTGACAGGGTTCTTGATAGGGATATCTATCCCAGCAATACCCAGAAAGGTAAGGATAGTTCTTCTCTGGATTGCATTCATGCAGCTTGGAATGATGGGTTCTATGATGCTGGTCTGGCAGCCAGGTTTCTATACAGCTTACAGTCCATACCAGAATCAGTTGATGAACACGATAATGATGCTGGTGGGAGCTGCTGGTGTTTCGACGACTAGTGTGTTGCTCCTGAGGGAGATGGATATAGTCTGA
- a CDS encoding cbb3-type cytochrome c oxidase subunit I, with product MRIRSLTGSQVSGIEGHPAPSTFFGILKDFIVSDDYKHFAMKLFGFGMFWLFLAGSFALVLRTQAGFSDTGTLLPLQALGFSTIGYFQAMTYHAVIMFFGTIFTLGFAIAYYTIPTVRGTRHLAVPKIANLGHWLVVLGLLMVAGSNSQYMFTFLIPLKNPASFYIAELIQFVGDELLIIALIAQAYYNKLPNEKFTIPVSFILMNCVAMGLGIITILMAIIWTILSPLGGLGLSVLAIPNVEVFRAAFWFESHPLVYFGAFMVMGLGIWFATIYARRPIYSEKMVRYIIPVLFVLTMSVYIHHMAVDPIPIWVRDIFAQVATEMIAVPFVLVWTLILITLKFSKPKYDASLLFLITAIAGNIVGGATAEPLQPVPATDFTVHNTMWIPGHIHIMMATFTLGLFFAVMYYILPDLLGKKIYSQGLAMFHFIGWTVGMAAVSAAFKYIGLIGAVRREIAWPSIYEPWFQMAMIGAWLAGISIVAFAVNLFMTWRIGEPLPPRLVPQWVTVGLALETQARINEGTHRDDVVYTRVPYPVGLKMLTPPAPQLTGSASDVSFLGKLKGPFTRFFRKSEQYNVGGE from the coding sequence TTGAGAATTAGATCTTTAACTGGTTCGCAGGTTTCTGGTATAGAGGGGCATCCAGCTCCTAGCACATTTTTTGGTATTTTGAAGGACTTTATAGTCAGCGATGACTACAAGCACTTCGCGATGAAGCTCTTCGGATTCGGCATGTTCTGGCTCTTTCTTGCCGGATCTTTTGCGCTGGTCCTCAGGACACAGGCAGGCTTTTCTGACACTGGGACTCTTCTTCCCTTGCAAGCCTTGGGATTCTCGACGATAGGCTACTTCCAGGCGATGACCTATCATGCGGTTATAATGTTCTTCGGTACGATATTCACCTTAGGCTTTGCAATAGCCTATTATACAATCCCTACGGTCAGGGGTACAAGGCATCTGGCTGTGCCTAAAATAGCCAACCTTGGTCACTGGCTTGTTGTACTTGGCTTACTTATGGTGGCTGGCTCAAACTCTCAATACATGTTTACCTTCCTCATCCCTCTGAAGAATCCAGCATCTTTTTACATTGCTGAGCTGATTCAGTTCGTAGGAGATGAGCTGCTAATAATAGCTCTGATAGCCCAGGCTTACTATAACAAGCTCCCGAACGAGAAATTTACGATTCCAGTTTCCTTCATACTGATGAACTGTGTCGCCATGGGGCTTGGTATTATAACCATCCTGATGGCTATAATATGGACTATATTATCTCCTCTGGGAGGGTTGGGGCTAAGTGTGCTCGCAATTCCGAATGTAGAGGTCTTCAGGGCTGCATTCTGGTTTGAAAGTCATCCCCTTGTCTATTTTGGCGCTTTCATGGTGATGGGGCTAGGAATATGGTTCGCTACAATTTATGCCAGACGTCCGATATACTCGGAGAAGATGGTCCGATACATCATCCCAGTCCTCTTTGTGTTGACTATGTCCGTTTACATACACCATATGGCCGTAGACCCAATCCCGATATGGGTTAGGGATATATTCGCACAAGTAGCAACAGAGATGATAGCAGTACCGTTCGTGCTGGTATGGACCCTCATTCTTATCACCCTGAAGTTCTCGAAACCCAAGTATGATGCTTCATTACTTTTCCTGATAACAGCCATAGCTGGGAACATAGTAGGAGGAGCTACCGCAGAACCACTTCAACCGGTTCCAGCTACTGACTTTACTGTCCACAACACGATGTGGATACCAGGACATATACATATAATGATGGCAACATTTACTCTGGGTCTATTCTTTGCTGTTATGTACTACATCCTTCCGGACCTTCTCGGCAAAAAGATCTACTCACAGGGTCTTGCAATGTTTCACTTCATAGGCTGGACTGTTGGTATGGCAGCCGTTTCAGCAGCTTTCAAATACATAGGATTGATAGGAGCGGTAAGAAGAGAGATAGCCTGGCCCTCAATATATGAGCCCTGGTTCCAGATGGCCATGATAGGTGCGTGGCTTGCCGGTATCTCGATTGTAGCGTTTGCTGTCAACCTGTTTATGACCTGGAGAATTGGCGAGCCATTACCTCCTAGGCTCGTCCCACAGTGGGTTACTGTAGGTCTAGCTCTGGAGACTCAGGCCAGGATTAACGAGGGAACCCACAGGGATGATGTGGTATACACCAGAGTCCCATACCCCGTCGGGCTCAAGATGCTTACTCCTCCTGCACCTCAGTTGACAGGAAGCGCTTCTGATGTCAGCTTCTTGGGCAAACTAAAGGGACCTTTCACGAGGTTCTTCAGAAAGTCTGAGCAGTATAATGTCGGAGGAGAATGA
- a CDS encoding cupredoxin domain-containing protein has product MPSERSSRAALAFLGGLLLTAAITIATGINLIAASLGVLGSLVLSVRELVTTERGEGKAEARSYTKWVWFTAAVALVTLTAIPILAAYSPTALSQPNAPGAVGGSASSSQVTCANPCVIEIKNSVFGTGDQVKNGNGYVVVAAGTQVIWENEDTTQHTTTSVNGVWDSGIMNPGQSFSFTFSKPGVYNYICNVHPMSGTIVVVG; this is encoded by the coding sequence ATGCCTTCAGAAAGAAGCAGCAGAGCTGCCTTGGCATTTTTGGGAGGTCTCCTTCTTACAGCAGCGATAACGATAGCTACTGGAATTAACCTCATCGCCGCCAGTCTTGGGGTCTTAGGAAGCCTGGTACTTTCTGTAAGAGAGCTTGTAACAACAGAGAGAGGAGAAGGAAAGGCGGAGGCAAGGAGCTATACAAAATGGGTGTGGTTCACTGCAGCTGTTGCTCTAGTTACACTGACCGCAATACCTATACTCGCAGCTTACTCGCCCACCGCACTTTCCCAGCCTAATGCTCCTGGTGCTGTTGGAGGAAGCGCTAGCAGTTCTCAGGTTACATGCGCCAATCCCTGCGTAATAGAGATAAAGAATTCGGTGTTTGGAACAGGTGACCAAGTAAAGAATGGTAATGGATATGTTGTAGTGGCAGCAGGAACTCAGGTAATATGGGAGAACGAGGACACGACTCAGCACACAACAACTTCAGTCAACGGCGTCTGGGACAGTGGAATAATGAACCCTGGCCAGAGTTTCAGTTTTACCTTCAGCAAGCCTGGAGTCTACAACTACATCTGTAACGTGCATCCTATGTCGGGCACTATAGTAGTGGTTGGCTGA
- a CDS encoding cupredoxin domain-containing protein gives MRTRTLFIVIVIVMLLLTLYPVIYSSIYSKNLSKNPFSCPPLIPCASSPPPQSTCYTLCIVDMENSSFSPATLNVVRGAVVKWVNLDSVPHTSTSLASNGWNSPFIEPGGYFELNTSSLQPGTYYYRCTIHAQMVGQLNILPSNSTG, from the coding sequence TTGCGAACAAGAACCCTTTTCATCGTCATAGTGATTGTGATGCTTTTGCTTACTCTCTACCCTGTCATATATTCATCCATCTACTCAAAGAACCTGAGCAAGAATCCTTTCTCGTGTCCTCCTCTGATACCCTGCGCCTCTTCTCCTCCACCGCAGAGTACATGTTACACCCTATGCATAGTCGATATGGAAAATTCGTCCTTCTCTCCTGCAACCTTGAACGTAGTTAGAGGAGCCGTAGTAAAATGGGTGAACCTTGACAGTGTTCCTCATACATCTACATCTCTGGCCTCAAACGGCTGGAATTCCCCATTCATCGAGCCTGGAGGATACTTTGAGCTTAACACAAGCAGCCTGCAGCCAGGCACATATTACTACAGGTGCACTATACATGCACAGATGGTAGGGCAGCTCAATATCTTACCTTCAAACTCTACTGGTTAG
- a CDS encoding DMT family transporter gives MTQSDKNKGHVAGIVFALASAVTYGAVSTLGKLALSNSSPVYISATAYVIGAAILFTFKPKERPQRSLLLLILITGILGAGIAPYLFFRGLDMTSAADAALLSNGEALFTTVLALLFFKERLNGLQAVAAVIVFTGLIAVTTNLDVRAVHFFESIEGNITVLLATLVWGIDNNLSRIVGQRMNPTVFTRYKNIIGSAFLLSILLASNQKIVPSQDSILYIILIGVFAVGLSTAFLMNALSRLGAIRAVMLFSTASIFGLLFAVIVLKEEVTYVQAAGAITMFTGLYLLNRRHAG, from the coding sequence GTGACACAGAGCGACAAGAATAAAGGCCATGTAGCCGGGATTGTCTTCGCCTTAGCTTCTGCGGTAACTTATGGCGCAGTTTCCACACTGGGAAAACTTGCCCTTTCGAATAGTTCACCAGTCTATATATCAGCTACAGCATACGTGATAGGGGCAGCAATTCTCTTTACTTTCAAACCTAAAGAGAGGCCACAGCGCAGTCTCCTCTTGCTTATCCTTATCACAGGGATACTGGGTGCCGGAATAGCCCCCTACCTGTTCTTCAGAGGTCTTGACATGACTTCAGCAGCAGATGCAGCTCTTCTTTCTAACGGTGAAGCTCTGTTTACTACGGTTCTGGCCCTTCTGTTCTTCAAGGAAAGGCTCAACGGGCTTCAGGCCGTTGCAGCTGTAATAGTTTTCACTGGCCTGATAGCAGTTACAACCAACCTTGATGTCAGGGCAGTGCATTTTTTTGAGAGTATAGAGGGAAACATCACGGTACTTCTAGCAACGCTTGTCTGGGGCATAGATAACAACTTGAGCAGGATAGTGGGGCAGAGGATGAACCCTACTGTTTTCACAAGGTACAAGAACATAATCGGAAGTGCTTTTCTCTTGAGCATCCTCCTCGCATCTAACCAGAAGATTGTACCTTCTCAAGATTCAATCCTGTACATCATTCTGATAGGAGTATTTGCTGTGGGTCTCTCCACAGCCTTTCTGATGAACGCTTTGAGCAGGCTGGGTGCGATAAGGGCTGTAATGCTCTTTTCAACTGCGTCGATATTCGGTCTTCTTTTTGCGGTGATAGTTCTGAAAGAAGAGGTCACCTATGTTCAAGCCGCAGGGGCAATCACTATGTTCACTGGCCTCTATCTCCTGAACAGAAGACATGCTGGCTGA
- a CDS encoding phosphate uptake regulator PhoU: MKKAEGTVRKIQFTGRSSFSLNLPKSWVEEVGLKPQDSVVISEEGNSLIVTPLRSADVGGHQVDLLVDSSNVDRGIRKVISAYLAGCEIIRIIPSEGRLGLEYKDSLKDAISKRTIGFEVTEDSLKELTFQALVARPQVDIFSTVRRMFIISSNMLNDAVASLLHSDTEEAASVVKADDDVDRFNFYAIRALNQAVENPTLLKDTGLKYRSEAVTAKTILKSIERIADHAVAIASLAGKIPQLSSEDSEFLRRESTLVSKAFEESISSFLNLDMYAAETLLDENKRSDEDRLTAKIKLGPSAGLVLEHLHRVADYSSDICEAVIDIIVAREMKRKVSPG, translated from the coding sequence ATGAAGAAAGCTGAAGGTACTGTAAGGAAGATTCAGTTTACTGGCAGGTCCTCTTTTTCCTTGAATCTTCCCAAATCATGGGTGGAAGAAGTTGGACTGAAACCTCAGGACTCCGTCGTTATAAGCGAGGAGGGTAATTCTTTGATAGTGACCCCTCTACGCTCAGCAGATGTCGGAGGTCACCAAGTCGACCTGCTTGTGGACTCTTCTAATGTTGATAGAGGGATAAGAAAGGTGATATCAGCCTACTTAGCTGGTTGTGAAATAATAAGGATAATCCCATCAGAAGGAAGACTTGGCCTTGAGTACAAGGACAGCCTGAAGGATGCGATAAGTAAGAGGACCATAGGCTTTGAAGTGACTGAAGACAGCCTTAAGGAGCTTACATTCCAAGCTCTAGTGGCAAGGCCGCAGGTTGACATCTTCTCGACTGTGAGAAGGATGTTCATAATCTCCTCGAATATGCTGAACGATGCAGTTGCTTCACTACTTCACAGCGACACAGAAGAAGCTGCATCGGTGGTCAAGGCAGACGACGATGTAGATAGGTTCAATTTTTATGCAATCAGGGCATTGAACCAGGCAGTCGAAAACCCAACCTTGCTAAAGGACACTGGTCTAAAATACAGGTCTGAGGCTGTGACAGCGAAGACTATACTCAAGAGTATCGAAAGAATTGCTGACCATGCAGTTGCAATAGCTTCGCTGGCAGGGAAGATACCTCAGCTCAGCTCAGAAGATTCAGAGTTTCTCAGGAGAGAGTCCACTCTTGTAAGCAAGGCATTCGAGGAATCCATCTCTTCATTTCTGAACCTTGACATGTACGCAGCGGAGACACTTCTGGATGAGAACAAGAGGTCTGACGAAGATAGGCTGACAGCAAAAATAAAGCTAGGTCCATCTGCAGGGCTTGTCCTTGAGCATTTGCACAGAGTTGCGGATTATTCTTCGGATATCTGCGAAGCAGTCATAGATATAATTGTCGCGAGAGAGATGAAAAGAAAAGTCTCTCCAGGTTAG
- a CDS encoding sulfurtransferase, which yields MSSVGKNYAKPDVLVEVDWVESHLNDPAVRIAEVDYDPQANYMTGHIPGSVLIDWRKDMNDPVTRDIVSREQLEQVLGNIGFKDDMTLILYGDFNNWFAAFAFWIMKYYGLSSIKLMNGGRKKWLISDKPISKEIPSYPRTTVKLSEPDETIRVYKDYVRSILKMKDKVLVDVRSPKEYTGEVLAPPEYPNEHAQRGGHIPGAINIPWALAVNDQDGTFKSREELEQLYRSKGVTPDKEVITYCRIGERSSHTWFVLTYLLGYPNVKNYDGSWTEWGNSVRFPIEK from the coding sequence ATGAGTTCCGTGGGTAAAAACTACGCCAAACCTGATGTTCTTGTGGAAGTAGACTGGGTCGAAAGCCATCTCAACGACCCTGCTGTAAGGATAGCTGAAGTCGATTACGACCCGCAAGCAAACTACATGACTGGCCACATACCAGGCTCTGTTCTGATTGACTGGAGAAAGGATATGAACGACCCTGTTACAAGGGATATAGTCAGCAGAGAGCAGCTTGAGCAGGTACTGGGCAATATCGGCTTCAAGGATGACATGACTCTGATTCTTTATGGCGACTTCAACAACTGGTTTGCGGCTTTTGCCTTCTGGATAATGAAGTATTATGGACTGAGCAGCATTAAGCTGATGAACGGCGGAAGGAAGAAGTGGTTGATATCAGATAAACCGATAAGCAAAGAGATACCCAGCTATCCCAGAACAACGGTAAAGTTATCAGAACCCGACGAAACCATAAGAGTCTACAAGGATTATGTGAGAAGCATACTGAAGATGAAGGACAAAGTTCTGGTTGACGTAAGGAGCCCCAAGGAATACACAGGAGAGGTGCTTGCCCCACCAGAGTACCCAAACGAACATGCTCAGAGAGGAGGCCATATACCTGGTGCGATAAACATTCCATGGGCTCTAGCAGTGAACGACCAAGACGGAACCTTCAAGAGCAGAGAAGAACTTGAACAGCTTTACAGGTCAAAGGGTGTAACGCCTGACAAGGAAGTCATTACATACTGCAGGATAGGTGAAAGGTCATCCCACACCTGGTTTGTCCTTACATACCTGCTCGGTTATCCAAACGTAAAGAATTACGATGGCTCGTGGACGGAATGGGGGAACAGCGTCAGGTTCCCGATCGAAAAGTAG
- a CDS encoding PadR family transcriptional regulator: protein MGFVYFGRPWRMVRRGGLRPLVLRILSTSPRNGAEIMDEIEKFTWGWWRPSPGSVYPLLEEMAGEGLVKKREDGRYEITDKGRQELEWPFPKMHHLQAGAASIDEMLSEISGELQYFEDLKTTDAKKLEPYMEKLKQIADRFNKLVQ from the coding sequence ATGGGTTTCGTATACTTTGGTAGGCCGTGGAGAATGGTTAGAAGAGGAGGCCTCAGACCTCTTGTCCTCAGAATACTGAGCACTTCACCCAGAAACGGGGCCGAAATAATGGACGAAATAGAAAAATTCACTTGGGGATGGTGGAGGCCATCACCTGGTTCAGTTTACCCTCTACTTGAAGAGATGGCTGGTGAGGGCCTTGTAAAGAAAAGAGAAGATGGAAGGTATGAAATAACAGACAAAGGCAGACAGGAGCTTGAATGGCCATTCCCGAAGATGCATCACCTGCAGGCTGGAGCTGCAAGCATAGACGAGATGCTGAGTGAAATTTCGGGAGAATTGCAATATTTTGAAGACCTAAAGACCACGGATGCAAAGAAGCTCGAACCTTACATGGAGAAGCTGAAACAGATAGCAGACAGGTTCAACAAGCTGGTTCAGTGA